A region of Brevundimonas sp. NIBR10 DNA encodes the following proteins:
- a CDS encoding TonB-dependent receptor yields the protein MTIATAILYALASGSLQTAPAPTTQTAPAQPAPSQAAPVQEPVVEAPAEPEAAPVEEVPEDAVDLGELDSVAAAKPRGSVQGDIAPDVVLDANQIKAYGASNIAELLTNLEPLTRSSSGRSDQGPIILLNGRRTSGFQEIQGIPIEAIERTEILPEQVALTYGFAADRRVVNIVIKAAFRQASVNLRTGGPSQGGRLASEVAGNFFNVQAADRWNVDVVRQHDTALFESERDITRTPGSQPFDLIGNLSGSPYGTAISPSIAAIVAAVPAGGTTPTAAQIAAGANAPRTGDLSDYRTLLPRRDQSTVRASLSRDLNTTTKATLSGSLDDTSTEGFGGLAGIALTLPGGSPFTPFANDTRLYRFVDDPSALLRNTDILTGNAALLIDGYLGDWRYSLSGSMDYVETESTVGRGYDASALQLAINQRNPAFNPFADLPLALLSPLTDTSRSVASGANTEGVLTGRLWDGPAGNLQSTFKFGLDTRRLESESLRSGVASETDLDRQRAYGSFNLSMPLTSTRREFLPAFGDLSVSLNGGYDEYSDFGGLRTLGAGVNWAPKTFVSFNVNYSNEQGPPTINQLNDPVLATVNTPVYDFRTNQTVNVTYITGGNPNLTSDNRQVLRAGFNLTPFQSMNLSFQSTYTYALTDDAITGFPTITPDLEAALPSRFTRDAAGTLLSVDARPLNYTKTERQDVRTGFNFSRPFGTPSEPAAGSPMAVMGAVMGGGGRPGGGGRPAGGGGGTQIRMGGPGGGGGPGGGGRGPSFQPGQGIFNLSVYYTYRIQDEILIRDGLAVIDQLDGGATGGRGGTPRSEVQVQGGAFRNGMGMFVNANWRDGTRVDGGLTGSDLTFSSQATVGVNVFLDANQRPGLLAKYPWLKGTRISLGVDNLFDTRLGVRSASGELPLNYQPDFLDPQGRVIRINLRKVLF from the coding sequence ATGACGATAGCCACCGCTATCCTGTACGCCCTCGCCTCCGGCTCGCTCCAGACCGCGCCCGCCCCCACGACCCAGACGGCACCCGCACAGCCCGCCCCCAGCCAGGCCGCTCCGGTCCAGGAGCCCGTCGTCGAGGCTCCGGCCGAGCCCGAGGCCGCGCCGGTCGAAGAGGTGCCCGAAGACGCCGTCGACCTCGGAGAGCTCGACAGCGTGGCGGCGGCCAAGCCGCGCGGCAGCGTCCAGGGTGACATCGCGCCCGACGTCGTCCTGGATGCAAACCAGATCAAGGCCTATGGCGCGTCCAACATTGCCGAGCTGCTGACCAACCTCGAACCCCTGACCCGGTCGTCCAGCGGTCGCAGCGACCAGGGTCCGATCATCCTGCTGAACGGGCGTCGCACCTCCGGCTTCCAGGAGATCCAGGGCATTCCGATCGAGGCGATCGAGCGCACCGAGATCCTGCCCGAACAGGTCGCCCTGACCTATGGCTTCGCGGCCGACCGGCGCGTGGTCAACATCGTCATCAAGGCCGCCTTCCGTCAGGCGTCGGTCAATCTGCGGACCGGCGGCCCCAGCCAGGGTGGTCGCCTCGCCAGCGAGGTCGCGGGCAATTTCTTCAACGTCCAGGCCGCCGATCGCTGGAATGTCGACGTCGTGCGCCAGCACGATACGGCCCTGTTCGAGTCCGAACGCGACATCACCCGCACCCCGGGCTCACAGCCCTTCGACCTGATCGGCAATCTGAGCGGCAGCCCCTACGGCACGGCCATCTCGCCCTCCATCGCCGCCATCGTCGCCGCCGTGCCTGCGGGCGGCACGACCCCGACGGCGGCCCAGATCGCGGCGGGGGCCAATGCGCCGCGCACGGGCGACCTGTCCGACTATCGCACCCTGCTGCCGCGACGCGACCAGTCCACGGTTCGCGCCTCCCTGTCGCGCGACCTGAACACCACGACCAAGGCCACCCTCAGCGGCAGCCTGGACGACACCTCGACCGAGGGCTTCGGCGGCCTGGCCGGCATCGCCCTGACCCTGCCGGGCGGCAGTCCCTTCACCCCCTTCGCCAACGACACCCGACTGTACCGGTTCGTCGATGATCCCAGCGCCCTGCTGCGCAACACCGACATTCTGACCGGCAACGCGGCCCTGCTGATCGACGGCTATCTGGGCGACTGGCGCTACTCCCTGTCGGGCAGCATGGACTATGTGGAGACCGAATCGACGGTCGGGCGCGGCTATGACGCCTCGGCCCTGCAACTGGCGATCAACCAGCGGAACCCGGCCTTCAATCCGTTCGCCGACCTGCCCCTGGCCCTGCTGAGCCCCCTGACCGACACCTCGCGTTCGGTCGCCTCGGGTGCCAATACCGAAGGCGTCCTGACCGGCCGGCTGTGGGACGGCCCGGCGGGCAATCTGCAGTCAACCTTCAAGTTCGGCCTAGACACCCGCAGGCTCGAATCCGAAAGCCTGCGCTCGGGCGTGGCGTCGGAAACCGACCTGGATCGCCAGCGCGCCTATGGCTCGTTCAACCTGTCGATGCCCCTGACCAGCACCCGGCGCGAGTTCCTGCCGGCCTTCGGCGACCTGTCGGTCAGCCTGAACGGCGGCTATGACGAATACTCCGACTTCGGCGGCCTGCGGACCCTGGGGGCCGGGGTCAACTGGGCGCCCAAGACCTTCGTCTCGTTCAATGTGAACTATTCCAACGAACAGGGCCCGCCGACGATCAACCAGTTGAACGATCCGGTCCTCGCGACGGTCAACACCCCGGTCTATGATTTCCGCACCAATCAGACGGTCAACGTCACCTATATCACCGGCGGCAATCCGAACCTGACCTCCGACAATCGCCAGGTGCTGCGCGCGGGCTTCAACCTGACGCCGTTCCAGTCGATGAACCTGTCGTTCCAGAGCACCTACACCTATGCCCTGACCGACGACGCGATCACGGGCTTCCCGACCATCACCCCGGACCTGGAGGCGGCCCTGCCGTCGCGGTTCACGCGTGACGCCGCCGGCACCCTGCTGTCGGTCGATGCCCGCCCGCTGAACTACACCAAGACCGAGCGTCAGGACGTCCGCACCGGCTTCAACTTCTCGCGCCCCTTCGGCACGCCCAGCGAACCTGCGGCCGGCAGTCCGATGGCCGTGATGGGCGCGGTCATGGGCGGCGGCGGTCGTCCCGGCGGCGGCGGTCGTCCTGCCGGCGGCGGCGGCGGAACCCAGATTCGCATGGGCGGCCCCGGCGGCGGCGGTGGCCCCGGCGGCGGCGGTCGTGGCCCGTCCTTCCAGCCCGGCCAGGGCATCTTCAACCTGTCGGTCTACTATACCTACCGGATCCAGGACGAGATCCTGATCCGCGACGGCCTGGCCGTGATCGACCAGCTGGACGGCGGCGCCACCGGCGGGCGCGGCGGTACGCCCCGCTCCGAGGTCCAGGTCCAGGGCGGTGCGTTCCGCAACGGCATGGGCATGTTCGTCAACGCCAACTGGCGCGACGGCACCCGGGTCGACGGCGGCCTGACCGGCTCTGACCTGACCTTCTCGTCCCAGGCCACGGTCGGGGTGAACGTCTTCCTCGACGCCAACCAGCGTCCCGGTCTGCTCGCCAAATATCCCTGGCTCAAGGGCACGCGCATCAGCCTGGGCGTCGACAACCTGTTCGACACCCGCTTGGGTGTCCGCAGCGCGTCCGGCGAACTGCCCCTCAACTACCAGCCCGACTTCCTGGATCCCCAGGGCCGGGTGATCCGCATCAACCTGCGCAAGGTGCTGTTCTAG
- a CDS encoding DUF2200 domain-containing protein, which produces MTPRHRIFTTSFASVYPHYVAKAERKGRTRAEVDEVILWMTGLDPAGLEAHLAAKTDFETFFAQAPALNPARELITGTVCGVRVEQVEDPLMREIRYLDKLIDELAKGRPMAKILRG; this is translated from the coding sequence ATGACCCCCAGACACCGCATCTTCACCACCAGCTTCGCCAGCGTCTATCCGCACTATGTCGCCAAGGCGGAGCGGAAGGGGCGGACGAGGGCGGAGGTGGACGAGGTCATCCTGTGGATGACCGGGCTCGATCCGGCGGGGCTGGAGGCGCATCTGGCGGCCAAGACGGATTTCGAGACCTTCTTTGCCCAGGCACCGGCGCTGAACCCGGCGCGGGAACTGATCACGGGGACGGTGTGCGGGGTTCGGGTGGAACAGGTCGAGGATCCGCTGATGCGGGAGATCCGGTATCTGGACAAGCTGATCGACGAACTGGCCAAGGGGCGGCCGATGGCGAAGATATTGCGGGGGTAG
- a CDS encoding S9 family peptidase yields MNRRELIASAAAGVVVAQAGPSLAQPGASMPSTPPVPPVARKVPVTITQLGRTRTDDYQWMKDDNWQAVLRDPSLIKADVKEHLTAENAYRAAMLAPTQALQDAMFEEMKGRIKEADSSVPSADGPWEYFTEYRTGEQHPRYMRVERQGTWMVDGKPVTKNFIVAPTPQLLLDCNALAEGKAYSEVSTTAHSPDHALFAYAEDAQGSEVFKIYVKDLATGAVLPDPIESATENFTFSPDSRWIFWTNRDDNGRPDKIFRRPARGGETTLVYEEADDGMFQSVGVTSDEAFILITIANQETSEARIIPAATPTATPVVLEPRQTARLFDADHWGDRWVIRTNADDAIDFKIVEAPTDAPGAANWNDLVPHTPGRFIEGVALVKDFIGRQERADANTKIVIRDRAGAEHEIAVDEPAYALSLAGASEFDTTVIRYGYNSPSTPTSTYDYDLKTRERSLRKVQEVPSGHDPADYVVERLNAPASDGQLVPVTVLRRKSTPVDGSAPLLLYGYGSYGNPIPASFSTNRLSLVDRGWIYAIAHIRGGSDKGWNWFLTARRHTKKNTFTDFIASAEHLIANKYATAGKIVAEGRSAGGMLVGAVTNMRPDLWAGVIGGVPFVDVINTMSDTSLPLTPPEWPEWGNPIESAEDYDYMMSYSPYDQVAPMAYPAVLATGGLSDPRVTYWEPEKWVAKLRPATTSGKPILLKINMEAGHFSSSGRFDYLKEVAHDYAFAIWAVDKGWEAT; encoded by the coding sequence ATGAATCGTCGTGAACTGATCGCCTCGGCCGCCGCCGGCGTCGTGGTCGCCCAGGCCGGACCCTCTCTCGCCCAACCCGGAGCCTCGATGCCCAGTACGCCGCCCGTTCCTCCCGTCGCCCGCAAGGTCCCCGTCACCATCACCCAGCTGGGCCGGACCCGGACCGACGACTATCAGTGGATGAAGGACGACAACTGGCAGGCCGTGCTGCGCGACCCGTCGCTGATCAAGGCCGACGTCAAGGAACATTTGACGGCCGAGAATGCCTATCGCGCCGCCATGCTGGCCCCGACGCAGGCCCTCCAAGACGCGATGTTCGAGGAGATGAAGGGCCGCATCAAGGAGGCCGATTCGTCGGTCCCCTCAGCCGACGGCCCCTGGGAGTATTTCACCGAATACCGCACCGGCGAGCAGCACCCCCGCTACATGCGCGTCGAACGCCAGGGGACGTGGATGGTCGACGGCAAGCCCGTGACCAAGAACTTCATCGTCGCCCCGACGCCGCAACTGCTGCTGGACTGCAACGCCCTGGCCGAGGGCAAGGCCTATTCCGAGGTCTCGACGACGGCCCACAGCCCCGACCACGCCCTGTTCGCCTATGCCGAGGACGCGCAGGGGTCGGAGGTGTTCAAGATCTACGTCAAGGACCTGGCCACCGGTGCCGTCCTGCCCGACCCGATCGAGAGCGCGACCGAGAACTTCACCTTCTCGCCCGACAGCCGGTGGATCTTCTGGACCAACCGCGACGATAACGGCCGCCCGGACAAGATCTTCCGCCGCCCCGCGCGCGGCGGCGAAACCACCCTGGTCTATGAAGAAGCCGACGACGGCATGTTCCAGAGCGTCGGCGTCACCTCCGACGAGGCCTTCATCCTGATCACCATCGCCAACCAGGAGACCTCGGAGGCCCGCATCATCCCGGCCGCCACCCCCACCGCGACCCCGGTCGTGCTGGAACCGCGCCAGACCGCCCGCCTGTTCGACGCCGACCACTGGGGCGACCGCTGGGTGATTCGCACCAACGCCGACGACGCCATCGACTTCAAGATCGTCGAGGCCCCGACCGATGCGCCCGGCGCGGCGAACTGGAACGACCTCGTCCCCCACACGCCGGGCCGGTTCATCGAGGGCGTCGCCCTGGTCAAGGACTTCATCGGCCGCCAGGAACGCGCCGACGCCAATACGAAGATCGTCATCCGCGACCGCGCCGGTGCCGAGCACGAGATCGCCGTGGACGAACCCGCCTATGCCCTGTCGCTGGCGGGCGCCTCCGAGTTCGACACCACCGTGATACGCTATGGCTACAACTCGCCGTCAACCCCAACCTCGACCTATGACTACGACCTGAAGACCCGCGAGCGGAGCCTGCGCAAGGTACAGGAGGTCCCCAGTGGTCACGACCCCGCCGACTATGTCGTCGAGCGGCTGAACGCCCCCGCCTCGGACGGCCAGCTGGTGCCCGTCACCGTCCTGCGCCGCAAGTCGACGCCGGTGGACGGCTCGGCCCCGCTGCTGCTGTACGGCTACGGCTCCTACGGCAATCCGATCCCGGCCTCCTTCTCGACCAACCGGCTGTCGCTGGTGGATCGGGGCTGGATCTATGCCATCGCCCATATCCGGGGCGGGTCGGACAAGGGCTGGAACTGGTTCCTGACCGCGCGCCGCCACACCAAGAAGAACACCTTCACCGACTTCATCGCCTCGGCCGAACACCTGATCGCCAACAAGTACGCCACGGCCGGCAAGATCGTCGCCGAGGGCCGGTCCGCCGGCGGGATGCTGGTCGGCGCCGTCACCAACATGCGGCCCGACCTGTGGGCCGGGGTGATCGGTGGGGTGCCCTTCGTCGACGTGATCAACACCATGAGCGACACCTCGCTTCCGCTGACGCCGCCCGAATGGCCCGAGTGGGGCAATCCGATCGAGAGCGCCGAAGACTACGACTATATGATGAGTTACAGCCCCTACGATCAGGTCGCGCCCATGGCCTATCCGGCGGTGCTGGCGACCGGCGGCCTGTCGGACCCGCGCGTCACCTATTGGGAGCCGGAGAAGTGGGTGGCCAAACTCCGCCCCGCGACCACCTCGGGCAAGCCGATCCTGCTCAAGATCAATATGGAGGCGGGGCATTTCTCCTCGTCCGGCCGGTTCGACTATCTGAAGGAGGTCGCCCACGACTATGCCTTCGCGATCTGGGCCGTCGACAAGGGGTGGGAGGCGACGTGA
- a CDS encoding DUF2312 domain-containing protein, which translates to MADDASFDASPDVLNSAAQGRLRTIIERIERLEEDKAAIMADMKEVFLEAKGEGYDVKILRKVIRIRKQDKAKRQEEDAILDLYLSALGEI; encoded by the coding sequence ATGGCCGATGACGCCTCTTTCGACGCCTCGCCGGACGTCCTGAACTCCGCCGCCCAGGGCCGTCTGCGCACCATCATCGAGCGCATCGAGCGTCTCGAAGAGGACAAGGCGGCGATCATGGCCGACATGAAGGAGGTCTTCCTGGAGGCCAAGGGCGAGGGCTATGACGTCAAGATCCTGCGGAAGGTCATCCGTATCCGCAAACAGGACAAGGCCAAGCGCCAGGAAGAGGATGCGATCCTGGACCTGTACCTGTCGGCGCTCGGCGAGATCTGA
- the flaF gene encoding flagellar biosynthesis regulator FlaF translates to MEYRLFGQVTRALMHAASVDASDIATRIDALDWNRRLWSTLATDCSDPGNAMTMSLRAQIISLSLFVNKHSSAIMRDGETFDVLIDLNRAIMQGLATDPTAAQAA, encoded by the coding sequence ATGGAGTACCGTCTGTTCGGCCAGGTGACGCGCGCGCTGATGCACGCCGCGAGCGTCGATGCGTCCGACATCGCGACCCGGATCGACGCCCTGGACTGGAACCGGCGGCTCTGGTCGACGCTGGCGACCGACTGTTCGGACCCCGGCAACGCCATGACGATGTCGCTGCGGGCCCAGATCATCTCGCTGTCGCTGTTCGTGAACAAACACTCGTCGGCCATCATGCGCGATGGCGAAACCTTCGACGTCCTGATCGACCTGAACCGCGCGATCATGCAGGGTCTGGCGACGGATCCGACGGCGGCGCAGGCGGCGTGA
- a CDS encoding tetratricopeptide repeat protein: MSALAQFLSAEAPTPDAEDVHALMPQATGVVGDAASPAAISRLSRALAGDRTSIKAQKKAIETLKAALSAIRVGDYAGGARRALQVLQFDERHGAAWHVLAICREKAGHLAHALTAYEQALKITPEDVNIAHDLGRLAQRLGHLEIAEKLILKFLAAEPGHIEGTNNLACVLRDQKRYDEAIDVLRDLIAIEPADPTLWNTLGTILTDQGRMEPSLTFFEEALRLDPAFAKARYNRANARQPLGDAQGALEDLDAALPGAETPYEAAMMNMARAMTLMGMGRLQEGFEAYEVRLDPEMPEAVHFVVDAPRWDPKTQDLKGKRVLIIGEQGIADEMVFGGCIPDVIDAVGPDGKVFIAVEGRLVATFQRSFPTAMVGTHKAVRLDGRLTRYVPFMEEVGEAEGKADVWVPMASLCAVFRHSVSDFPDRDGYLKPDPDKVAHWTAEIEKLGPGFKVGLHWKSSILTGVRARYFSAFDLWAPILTTPGCVMVNLQCGDVSEDLAAAEAAGAKIWTPPIDLKNDLDDVIALSSALDLVIGPGIAGTNMAAATGARTWLIHAPDDWHLLATDRYPFYPRVRTFATGGFDGWPRAIEAIRAALVEEVGR; this comes from the coding sequence ATGTCCGCACTCGCCCAGTTCCTGTCCGCCGAAGCCCCCACACCCGACGCAGAAGACGTCCACGCCCTGATGCCCCAGGCCACCGGGGTGGTCGGCGACGCCGCCTCTCCCGCCGCGATCAGCCGCCTGTCCCGCGCCCTGGCCGGCGACCGAACCTCGATCAAGGCCCAGAAGAAGGCGATCGAGACGCTGAAGGCGGCTCTGTCGGCCATCCGCGTCGGCGACTATGCGGGCGGGGCGCGGCGGGCGCTCCAGGTGCTGCAGTTCGATGAACGCCACGGCGCGGCCTGGCACGTCCTGGCCATCTGTCGCGAGAAGGCCGGCCATCTGGCCCACGCCCTGACCGCCTACGAACAGGCGCTGAAGATCACGCCCGAGGACGTCAACATCGCCCACGACCTGGGCCGGCTGGCCCAGCGGCTGGGCCATCTCGAGATCGCCGAGAAACTGATCCTCAAATTCCTGGCCGCCGAGCCGGGACATATCGAGGGCACCAACAACCTGGCCTGCGTCCTGCGGGACCAGAAGCGCTATGACGAGGCGATCGACGTCCTGCGCGACCTGATCGCGATCGAGCCGGCCGACCCCACCTTGTGGAACACGCTCGGCACCATACTGACCGACCAGGGCCGGATGGAACCGTCACTGACCTTCTTCGAGGAGGCGCTGCGGCTCGACCCCGCCTTCGCCAAGGCCCGCTACAACCGCGCCAATGCCCGCCAGCCTCTGGGCGACGCCCAGGGGGCGCTGGAGGACCTGGACGCCGCCCTGCCCGGCGCCGAGACCCCCTATGAGGCGGCGATGATGAACATGGCCCGCGCCATGACCCTGATGGGTATGGGTCGGCTTCAGGAGGGCTTCGAGGCCTATGAGGTCCGGCTGGATCCCGAGATGCCCGAGGCCGTGCATTTCGTCGTCGACGCCCCGCGCTGGGATCCGAAAACCCAGGACCTCAAGGGCAAGCGCGTCCTGATCATCGGCGAACAGGGCATCGCCGACGAGATGGTCTTCGGCGGCTGTATTCCCGACGTCATCGACGCCGTGGGCCCGGACGGCAAGGTCTTCATCGCCGTCGAGGGCCGACTGGTCGCGACCTTCCAGCGCAGCTTCCCGACCGCCATGGTGGGCACGCACAAGGCGGTCCGCCTCGACGGCCGCCTGACCCGCTATGTCCCCTTCATGGAGGAGGTGGGCGAGGCGGAAGGCAAGGCCGACGTCTGGGTGCCCATGGCCAGCCTGTGCGCCGTGTTCCGCCATTCTGTGTCGGACTTCCCCGACCGCGACGGCTATCTGAAACCCGATCCGGACAAGGTCGCCCACTGGACGGCCGAGATCGAAAAGCTGGGCCCCGGCTTCAAGGTCGGCCTGCACTGGAAGAGCTCGATCCTGACCGGGGTGCGTGCCCGCTATTTCTCAGCGTTTGATCTCTGGGCGCCGATCCTGACGACACCGGGCTGCGTCATGGTCAACCTGCAATGCGGCGACGTCTCGGAGGATCTGGCGGCCGCAGAGGCTGCGGGCGCGAAGATCTGGACCCCGCCGATCGACCTGAAGAACGACCTGGACGACGTCATCGCCCTGTCCTCGGCGCTGGACCTCGTCATCGGCCCGGGCATCGCGGGCACCAACATGGCGGCGGCGACGGGGGCGCGCACCTGGCTGATCCATGCGCCCGACGACTGGCACCTGCTGGCCACCGACCGTTACCCCTTCTATCCACGCGTCCGCACCTTCGCCACGGGCGGGTTCGACGGCTGGCCCCGCGCGATCGAGGCGATCCGGGCGGCATTGGTGGAGGAAGTGGGGAGATAG
- the ykgO gene encoding type B 50S ribosomal protein L36, producing MKVRSSLKSLKTRHRDCKVVRRKGVVFVINKTDPRFKAKQG from the coding sequence ATGAAGGTCCGCAGCTCGCTCAAGTCGCTCAAGACCCGCCACCGCGACTGCAAGGTCGTGCGTCGCAAGGGCGTCGTCTTCGTGATAAACAAGACCGACCCGCGCTTCAAGGCGAAGCAGGGCTGA
- a CDS encoding flagellin: MANSVNTNSGAMVALQNLNATNAQLSTTQSRINTGLKVSSAKDNGAVWAIAQGQRAEIKALGAVKTALDRGTSAVDVSLAAGESVSDLLLQLKEKALSATDRSLTTAARSALNEDFKAIRDQITTVTNNADFNGINLIKTGATAFQALANTAGGTMTIGAEVLALGSTNVTVAATTSIGTSTLATTALGLVNASIDRVSAALGRLGTKSKALETHTTFVGKLSDALESGVGNLVDADLAKESAKLQSLQTKQQLGVQALGIANQTPQIILSLFRG, translated from the coding sequence ATGGCCAACTCGGTCAACACCAACAGCGGCGCGATGGTCGCGCTGCAGAACCTGAACGCTACCAACGCCCAGCTGTCGACGACCCAGAGCCGGATCAACACGGGTCTGAAAGTCTCCTCAGCCAAGGACAACGGGGCCGTCTGGGCTATCGCCCAGGGCCAACGCGCCGAGATCAAGGCGTTGGGAGCAGTGAAAACGGCGCTCGATCGCGGAACCTCCGCGGTGGATGTGTCGCTGGCAGCGGGCGAGTCGGTCTCTGACCTCTTGCTCCAACTGAAGGAGAAGGCACTGTCCGCGACCGACAGGTCGCTGACGACCGCAGCGAGGAGCGCCCTCAACGAGGACTTCAAGGCCATCCGCGACCAGATCACCACGGTCACCAACAACGCCGATTTCAATGGGATCAATCTCATCAAGACCGGCGCGACGGCGTTCCAGGCTCTGGCCAACACGGCTGGTGGGACCATGACGATCGGCGCGGAAGTGCTGGCCCTCGGGTCCACGAATGTCACCGTGGCGGCGACTACGTCCATCGGCACCTCGACCCTGGCCACCACGGCCCTGGGTCTGGTGAACGCCTCCATCGACCGGGTTTCGGCCGCTCTCGGGCGTCTGGGCACCAAGTCGAAGGCTCTGGAAACCCATACGACGTTCGTCGGGAAACTGTCGGACGCGCTGGAATCCGGAGTGGGCAATCTGGTGGATGCGGACCTGGCGAAGGAAAGCGCCAAGCTCCAGTCGCTGCAGACCAAGCAGCAGCTGGGCGTGCAGGCACTGGGCATCGCCAATCAGACTCCTCAGATCATCCTGTCACTGTTCCGCGGCTAA
- the flbT gene encoding flagellar biosynthesis repressor FlbT — protein MPLKLSLKPGEKFVLNGAVVQNGDRRGVLILQNKASVLREKDIMQLEEVTTPAKRVYFPVMMMYLDETQASKVYDEFIQRLSEFMGAISNPVVMADCVAASKHVMAREYYKALMAARKLVDYEEQRLGHASGVQTGGDAD, from the coding sequence ATGCCCCTGAAGCTGTCGCTCAAGCCCGGCGAGAAATTCGTCCTGAACGGCGCTGTCGTCCAAAACGGCGATCGGCGCGGTGTGCTGATCCTTCAGAACAAGGCCAGCGTCCTGCGCGAGAAGGACATCATGCAGCTGGAGGAGGTCACCACCCCGGCCAAACGGGTCTATTTCCCCGTGATGATGATGTACCTGGACGAGACTCAGGCCTCCAAGGTCTATGACGAGTTCATCCAGCGGCTGTCGGAGTTCATGGGGGCGATCTCGAACCCGGTGGTGATGGCCGACTGCGTCGCCGCGTCCAAGCACGTGATGGCGCGCGAATACTACAAGGCCCTGATGGCCGCACGAAAATTGGTCGACTACGAAGAGCAAAGGCTGGGGCATGCTTCAGGCGTACAAACAGGCGGCGACGCGGACTGA
- a CDS encoding GNAT family N-acetyltransferase, producing the protein MSPTASSPVHVRPSTEADLEAITAIYAQNVLTGTGTFETVAPPQSEMAARRAAVLALGLPWLVAEIDGVIVGYAYAGPFRVRAAYRYTVEDSIYVSTSAHGRGVGKALLNRLIDDCEALGVRQMLGVIGDSANEASIRLHTACGFRHMGAIEGVGWKFDRWLDVLFMQRALGHGAVSDPDPSAPGLPLA; encoded by the coding sequence GTGAGCCCGACCGCTTCCTCCCCCGTCCACGTCCGGCCCTCGACCGAAGCCGATCTTGAGGCCATCACGGCCATCTATGCCCAGAACGTCCTGACCGGCACCGGCACCTTCGAGACCGTCGCCCCGCCGCAGTCCGAGATGGCGGCGCGCCGCGCGGCGGTTCTGGCGCTCGGCCTGCCCTGGCTGGTGGCCGAGATCGACGGCGTCATCGTCGGCTATGCCTATGCCGGGCCGTTCCGCGTCCGCGCCGCCTATCGCTACACGGTCGAGGACTCGATCTATGTCTCCACCTCGGCCCACGGACGCGGCGTCGGCAAGGCGCTGCTGAACCGGCTGATCGACGACTGCGAAGCGCTCGGCGTGCGCCAGATGCTGGGCGTCATCGGCGACAGCGCCAACGAGGCCTCGATCCGGCTGCACACCGCCTGCGGCTTCCGACACATGGGGGCCATCGAGGGGGTGGGCTGGAAGTTCGACCGCTGGCTGGACGTGCTGTTCATGCAGCGCGCGCTGGGCCACGGGGCGGTCTCCGATCCCGACCCGTCCGCGCCGGGCCTCCCACTCGCCTGA